Genomic window (Melioribacteraceae bacterium):
TATCTCCGAAAGTTCTTCGGTCAATTTATCAAACTTATCCATCACCATATTTCCGGCTTCAACGCTAATCAAATACTCAGCGAACATCTCTTCGCCAGTTAATTTATATCTATTGGATAGAGCAGTAATACTTTTCATTGTGTTTACTAATTCAATATCATCGCTAAAATCTTCTCCCAGTTTTATTATAATATTTTTTGTTTCATCATATATTGCAATTGCTTCTTCATCAATTACTTTTCTCTCTTTTGTGAGCGCCGCATCAGTAAATATTTCTCCAAGGTGCATTATGTGGAATGCCAAATTCTGCACCAGCATCATTTTTTCATTTTGTTTTGAGATTATTGTTACATCTGATTTATATTCCACCAGCACACCTCTTAACAAAAATAGTGCTATAGAAATAAGAAATAATATTATTGCAAATCCCCCGAAAATTTTTCTACCAACCGTAAGTTTCATTAATGTGCCATTTATTAAAAGTTTATTAGTAATCTTGAGCCAACAACAACGCAGTTATTTGTGCTTGGGCAATAAGATGGGTTAATTATGTACTGAATATCGGGCTGTAACTTCATCCATGGTGTAATACCAAACAGATAAGTTGCCTCGATGTTTAATTCAAAAGGTTTTATGTCATCGCCTTCAGTATTAAAAATAAAATTTCTGTATGAATCGGAATTACGTGAGAATGCGAACGCAATGCCAAATTCATTGTCCTTACCAACCAAGTTGAATCCTCGAAAATATAATCCTGAACCCGCATAAAAAGTAACTGGATTCACATTCTTATTTGCATATCCTATTCTTCCAAAAAGCATCATATCCTCTCCTGTAGAAGAAGAGAAAAGATTCCTTTCTGCCGTTATATAAATTCCAAAGTTGTTCTGCGGGTTACTTAATTCTATTTCACCGCTTGACCAAAAGTTATTATTTAGTGATTTAGTTGAATACCTCCATGCACCTATTCCTAATTTATAATTAAGTTTTTCATCAATTGAATTAACAAAACCAAATTCCATGGCGGTAAGTAATCCATCACGTTTGTTGAAAATAATATGCGTGCCATAAGGATTATCGGCGTGACCGGGTACGCCATCCATAATTGCCGATAAAAGATAGAATGATTGGTTCTGGTATTTCAATCTTAGGGAGGCTGACGTTGTTGGGAATATTGATGGTCCATTTACTCCGCTCTTTGAAATGTCATCACCAATACCATGAGAGGGATTTATAAATAGAGCTGAGCTCTCTCTATTATCAAATTCAGAATTATAATCGTACAGTCCTGCCGCAACTGAGAATTTATTATCAAAGAATGATTGTTCAAAAAGTAGTTGATATAGCTTCCAGGTAGGTGTAGTTTCAATATTACTAAGTCCCATAGATGAACCAACTAGTTCATTGGGAGATCCGCCGCTGTTTCCAAGAAATTGTGTAACTAAACTAGCACTCGATAATCCTACAAATTTTTCAAGATCGAATGATAGTATTATATCAG
Coding sequences:
- a CDS encoding carbohydrate porin; amino-acid sequence: MHRYRFIFSLILLLAVETNYSQVDTTIILAQFSSSSLLTDKAFYATSGEEKDEAKSLSFYEWEFLTGQWNGYRNQLIDYGIDLVVGYKADFLSNLRGGTRSGSVFLDNTDIILSFDLEKFVGLSSASLVTQFLGNSGGSPNELVGSSMGLSNIETTPTWKLYQLLFEQSFFDNKFSVAAGLYDYNSEFDNRESSALFINPSHGIGDDISKSGVNGPSIFPTTSASLRLKYQNQSFYLLSAIMDGVPGHADNPYGTHIIFNKRDGLLTAMEFGFVNSIDEKLNYKLGIGAWRYSTKSLNNNFWSSGEIELSNPQNNFGIYITAERNLFSSSTGEDMMLFGRIGYANKNVNPVTFYAGSGLYFRGFNLVGKDNEFGIAFAFSRNSDSYRNFIFNTEGDDIKPFELNIEATYLFGITPWMKLQPDIQYIINPSYCPSTNNCVVVGSRLLINF